The following are from one region of the Centropristis striata isolate RG_2023a ecotype Rhode Island chromosome 19, C.striata_1.0, whole genome shotgun sequence genome:
- the LOC131992231 gene encoding calcium/calmodulin-dependent protein kinase kinase 2 isoform X1, protein MFPCHVTPWPSAEPPASCGHAPPAQPSQPLPDLLCSCPAPPLNTHSETPSPDPMESLIVVTEYEPSRPPGEAGEEEVEDMDSSETPEPASSVAASFRTPSCDLLSHTVGRSEALLPEGQRGRLNLSDRKLSLQERSQTATSPCSSPGLNGRYIYPSLPYSPITSPHSSPRLPRRPTVESHSVSITDLQDCVQLNQYKLKDEIGKGSYGVVKLAYNEDDNTYYAMKVLSKKRLMRQAGFPRRPPPRGAKAVPEGPPQPKGPLERVYQEIAILKKLDHSNVVKLVEVLDDPSEDHLYMVFELVKQGAVMEVPTDKPFSEDQSRFYFQDLLRGIEYLHYQRIIHRDVKPSNLLVGEDGHIKIADFGVSNQFEGTDALLTSTVGTPAFLAPEALSETRKNFSGKALDVWAMGVTLYCFVFGVCPFMDERILSLHQKIKTQPVELPEHADISDDLKDLLLKMLDKNPETRISIPQIKVHPWVTRHGAEPLPPEDDNCCMLIEVTEEEVENSVKHIPSLATVILVRTMLRKRSFGNPFDWGRKEDRSSLCAPGQTITKGRAGKMKYCYIHCNQRRKQESGDGMRSMDLPYVGEDETLS, encoded by the exons ATGTTTCCTTGTCACGTTACCCCCTGGCCCTCTGCTGAGCCGCCGGCCTCCTGCGGTCATGCACCCCCAGCACAGCCCTCACAACCCCTGCCTGATCTGCTGTGCAGCTGTCCCGCTCCACCTTTGAACACCCACTCTGAGACGCCCTCACCAGACCCCATGGAGTCCCTCATCGTGGTCACGGAGTACGAACCCAGCAGACCACCTGGAGaggctggagaggaggag GTAGAAGACATGGACAGTTCTGAGACTCCAGAACCAGCTTCCTCTGTGGCGGCATCTTTCCGGACTCCTTCCTGTGACCTGCTGTCCCACACAGTTGGCCGGTCAGAGGCTCTACTACCTGAAGGCCAAAGGGGAAGATTAAACCTGTCGGACCGGAAACTATCTCTGCAGGAGCGCTCGCAAACCGCAACATCACCTTGCAGCTCTCCGGGACTGAACGGGCGTTATATTTACCCGTCATTACCCTACTCTCCCATCACATCTCCCCACTCCTCTCCACGCTTGCCCCGCCGGCCCACTGTGGAGTCCCACAGTGTTTCCATCACAGACCTCCAG GACTGTGTTCAACTCAACCAGTACAAGCTGAAAGATGAGATTGGAAAG GGCTCCTATGGTGTTGTCAAGCTGGCTTACAATGAAGATGACAACACATACTAT GCGATGAAGGTGTTGTCCAAGAAGAGGCTGATGAGGCAGGCAGGTTTCCCAC GGAGACCTCCCCCTCGTGGAGCCAAAGCTGTCCCTGAGGGTCCCCCTCAGCCTAAAGGACCCCTGGAGCGGGTCTATCAAGAGATTGCCATCTTGAAAAAGCTGGACCATTCTAATGTGGTGAAACTCGTCGAG GTTTTGGATGACCCCAGCGAGGACCATCTGTACATGG TGTTCGAGCTGGTCAAGCAAGG GGCTGTGATGGAGGTGCCGACAGATAAACCTTTCAGTGAGGACCAGTCACGCTTTTACTTCCAAGATCTGCTCCGGGGAATCGAGTATT TACATTACCAGAGGATCATCCACAGAGACGTCAAACCGTCCAACCTGTTGGTGGGAGAAGACGGGCACATAAAGATAGCAGATTTTGGAGTCAGTAACCAGTTTGAGGGGACGGATGCTCTCCTGACCAGCACAGTGGGAACACCTGCTTTCCTCGCCCCTGAAGCACTCTCAGAGACCAGAAAGAATTTCTCTGGAAAG GCTTTGGATGTTTGGGCCATGGGAGTGACACTTTACTGCTTTGTCTTTGGAGTG TGTCCATTTATGGATGAGCGCATCCTTAGTCTTCATCAAAAAATCAAGACACAACCTGTGGAGTTACCTGAACA TGCTGACATCTCAGATGATCTCAAAGATTTGTTGCTGAAAATGCTGGACAAGAATCCAGAGACCAGAATATCAATTCCACAGATTAAG GTGCACCCATGGGTGACGAGGCACGGTGCTGAGCCTCTTCCACCGGAGGATGACAACTGTTGTATGCTGATTGAGGTGACGGAGGAAGAGGTGGAGAACTCTGTCAAACACATCCCCAGCCTGGCTACAGTG ATCCTGGTGAGAACTATGCTGAGGAAACGCTCCTTTGGGAACCCATTTGACTGGGGCCGCAAAGAGGACCGCAGCAGTTTGTGTGCTCCGGGGCAAACGATCAC GAAAGGCAGAGCAGGCAAAATGAAATACTGCTACATTCATTGTAACCAAAGAAG GAAACAGGAGAGCGGTGATGGCATGAGAAGTATGGACCTGCCCTACGTGGGAGAGGATGAGACTCTTTCCTGA
- the LOC131992231 gene encoding calcium/calmodulin-dependent protein kinase kinase 2 isoform X2, with protein sequence MFPCHVTPWPSAEPPASCGHAPPAQPSQPLPDLLCSCPAPPLNTHSETPSPDPMESLIVVTEYEPSRPPGEAGEEEVEDMDSSETPEPASSVAASFRTPSCDLLSHTVGRSEALLPEGQRGRLNLSDRKLSLQERSQTATSPCSSPGLNGRYIYPSLPYSPITSPHSSPRLPRRPTVESHSVSITDLQDCVQLNQYKLKDEIGKGSYGVVKLAYNEDDNTYYAMKVLSKKRLMRQAGFPRRPPPRGAKAVPEGPPQPKGPLERVYQEIAILKKLDHSNVVKLVEVLDDPSEDHLYMVFELVKQGAVMEVPTDKPFSEDQSRFYFQDLLRGIEYLHYQRIIHRDVKPSNLLVGEDGHIKIADFGVSNQFEGTDALLTSTVGTPAFLAPEALSETRKNFSGKALDVWAMGVTLYCFVFGVCPFMDERILSLHQKIKTQPVELPEHADISDDLKDLLLKMLDKNPETRISIPQIKVHPWVTRHGAEPLPPEDDNCCMLIEVTEEEVENSVKHIPSLATVILVRTMLRKRSFGNPFDWGRKEDRSSLCAPGQTITKQESGDGMRSMDLPYVGEDETLS encoded by the exons ATGTTTCCTTGTCACGTTACCCCCTGGCCCTCTGCTGAGCCGCCGGCCTCCTGCGGTCATGCACCCCCAGCACAGCCCTCACAACCCCTGCCTGATCTGCTGTGCAGCTGTCCCGCTCCACCTTTGAACACCCACTCTGAGACGCCCTCACCAGACCCCATGGAGTCCCTCATCGTGGTCACGGAGTACGAACCCAGCAGACCACCTGGAGaggctggagaggaggag GTAGAAGACATGGACAGTTCTGAGACTCCAGAACCAGCTTCCTCTGTGGCGGCATCTTTCCGGACTCCTTCCTGTGACCTGCTGTCCCACACAGTTGGCCGGTCAGAGGCTCTACTACCTGAAGGCCAAAGGGGAAGATTAAACCTGTCGGACCGGAAACTATCTCTGCAGGAGCGCTCGCAAACCGCAACATCACCTTGCAGCTCTCCGGGACTGAACGGGCGTTATATTTACCCGTCATTACCCTACTCTCCCATCACATCTCCCCACTCCTCTCCACGCTTGCCCCGCCGGCCCACTGTGGAGTCCCACAGTGTTTCCATCACAGACCTCCAG GACTGTGTTCAACTCAACCAGTACAAGCTGAAAGATGAGATTGGAAAG GGCTCCTATGGTGTTGTCAAGCTGGCTTACAATGAAGATGACAACACATACTAT GCGATGAAGGTGTTGTCCAAGAAGAGGCTGATGAGGCAGGCAGGTTTCCCAC GGAGACCTCCCCCTCGTGGAGCCAAAGCTGTCCCTGAGGGTCCCCCTCAGCCTAAAGGACCCCTGGAGCGGGTCTATCAAGAGATTGCCATCTTGAAAAAGCTGGACCATTCTAATGTGGTGAAACTCGTCGAG GTTTTGGATGACCCCAGCGAGGACCATCTGTACATGG TGTTCGAGCTGGTCAAGCAAGG GGCTGTGATGGAGGTGCCGACAGATAAACCTTTCAGTGAGGACCAGTCACGCTTTTACTTCCAAGATCTGCTCCGGGGAATCGAGTATT TACATTACCAGAGGATCATCCACAGAGACGTCAAACCGTCCAACCTGTTGGTGGGAGAAGACGGGCACATAAAGATAGCAGATTTTGGAGTCAGTAACCAGTTTGAGGGGACGGATGCTCTCCTGACCAGCACAGTGGGAACACCTGCTTTCCTCGCCCCTGAAGCACTCTCAGAGACCAGAAAGAATTTCTCTGGAAAG GCTTTGGATGTTTGGGCCATGGGAGTGACACTTTACTGCTTTGTCTTTGGAGTG TGTCCATTTATGGATGAGCGCATCCTTAGTCTTCATCAAAAAATCAAGACACAACCTGTGGAGTTACCTGAACA TGCTGACATCTCAGATGATCTCAAAGATTTGTTGCTGAAAATGCTGGACAAGAATCCAGAGACCAGAATATCAATTCCACAGATTAAG GTGCACCCATGGGTGACGAGGCACGGTGCTGAGCCTCTTCCACCGGAGGATGACAACTGTTGTATGCTGATTGAGGTGACGGAGGAAGAGGTGGAGAACTCTGTCAAACACATCCCCAGCCTGGCTACAGTG ATCCTGGTGAGAACTATGCTGAGGAAACGCTCCTTTGGGAACCCATTTGACTGGGGCCGCAAAGAGGACCGCAGCAGTTTGTGTGCTCCGGGGCAAACGATCAC GAAACAGGAGAGCGGTGATGGCATGAGAAGTATGGACCTGCCCTACGTGGGAGAGGATGAGACTCTTTCCTGA